In Helicobacter cetorum MIT 00-7128, the genomic window AATAAAATTAAAAAAGTAGTAGTTAGTATTTGAATATCGTAATTAAGGGGTTTAGAAAGCTAAAAGATACTTTTTTCAATGCCACTACAAACCGCCCATGCCACTGCCCCCACGACCACGCACTTTGCTTTTTTGTGTTGGATACTCGTAAATGTTTTGGTAATGCGTATATCTTGGTTGGCTCTACGCAAATAGTAATTTTTTAGGTTTTTCTCTTGTTGCGACTATGTGGAGTATGTTAGGGTTGGGGATCTCAGTGGGCGGTTATCCCGAAAGAGAGATAACCCACTATGAAATTACTATTAGCAATCATAGTTATAATGGTTCTCGCAACACCATTATACTAAAATTTTTTGGCTCTAGCGTAAGCTAGGGTCTTAAAGTCTATGGTTGCTAGCGTTTTAAATCGCTAATTTTGCGATTTTTTGCGTTTTTCAAGCAAATCTAATAAATTACCTTGCTTAAGAGCATTTTTAAATTCTAGGGCTGTTTTTGTGCGTTCTAGGTCGGTATAAAACTCACTCTCTGCTATCTCTTGGCGTTCTTTTAACTTTTCAAGCGTTTTATAGTCTCTTACACAAAAATTTGCTACAAGCTTTCTAGGAGCGTTAGAATACAAGCCTATACGCACAATGTAGGGGTGTTTATAGGGCTTTTTACCATTCTCAGTAACAATGTCCTTAACTTCTTGGCTAAGGCTATCAAATTTCAAAATTTTGTAATCGCCGTCATAAACTCCACAAGTCCAGCTCTTATCAGCGTTTTGCTGACAAGCAATGCTTTTACCTACAAATGCATTCAATCCCTTAATAATTTTGTCAGTGTAGTTTAGTTCTTTGTTTTGCTCTTGTAAAAGCTTTTTGTCTGTAGTCTTGTATTCAAAGTGGAAAGTAATATCTACAATCTTACGCCCTTGCTTGTGGGGTTCAACTTCTACTAACACAATGTCGCTGTATTTGTTGATTTCTTTTTGGGCTTTTTCCAAAACAAAGCGTTTAAAGTCTTGCCACACTAACAAGCTATTTGGCACACTTAGGATATTTTGTAAATAAGCTACATTAAGCTTGAGCGTATTTCTATTTTGGCGTATCTCACTTAAAAGCATTTGATAAATTCTAACCCCATAATAACTTCGCATGGATAAAATACACTCTAAAGGAGTTTGAGTAAATTTCTCTTTAAGCCCTAATAAGTAGGGTTTCATGCGTTTATTGATTTGACACTTAAATACCGACTTGTCGGCATCGTATTGTAAAAATTCAAAAATAGTGATTGCTGTATAAGTCCCACTTGCTTTGTTGGTAACTTCGTTAATTACGAGATTATCTTCTTCAACAATTCTTTTAGACAAGTTTTTAAGAGCGTCTTTGATAAGGGTATGGTTGTCTTTGGATTTATGCCCTAAAACGCCCATGATTTCTTGGATAGAGATTTCATATTCCCTAAAATCAGTGTCTATTAAGGGGTTAATCTTAGAAGCTATCCAGTAGAAAAATTTCAGCTCCAAAAGGTTCATGTCGTATTGCGAGTAGATAAAACGATTGTCTTGGGTTATTAAAGCCTTTTGAATTTTAGGTTTCTTAGGCGTTTTAGGTTTAGAGTTTGAGAGAGATTTTGCCATTTTTTGTCCTTTCAATTTTTTGATTTTGCCCTTGTTTAAC contains:
- a CDS encoding replication initiation protein translates to MAKSLSNSKPKTPKKPKIQKALITQDNRFIYSQYDMNLLELKFFYWIASKINPLIDTDFREYEISIQEIMGVLGHKSKDNHTLIKDALKNLSKRIVEEDNLVINEVTNKASGTYTAITIFEFLQYDADKSVFKCQINKRMKPYLLGLKEKFTQTPLECILSMRSYYGVRIYQMLLSEIRQNRNTLKLNVAYLQNILSVPNSLLVWQDFKRFVLEKAQKEINKYSDIVLVEVEPHKQGRKIVDITFHFEYKTTDKKLLQEQNKELNYTDKIIKGLNAFVGKSIACQQNADKSWTCGVYDGDYKILKFDSLSQEVKDIVTENGKKPYKHPYIVRIGLYSNAPRKLVANFCVRDYKTLEKLKERQEIAESEFYTDLERTKTALEFKNALKQGNLLDLLEKRKKSQN